From Paenibacillus sp. V4I7, one genomic window encodes:
- a CDS encoding stage V sporulation protein S, with the protein MEVLKVAAKSNPNSVAGALAGVLRERGKAELQAIGAGALNQAVKAVAIARGFVAPSGVDLICIPAFTDIIIEGEERTAIKLIVEPR; encoded by the coding sequence ATGGAAGTGCTAAAAGTCGCAGCAAAATCCAATCCTAATTCTGTTGCCGGTGCGCTTGCAGGCGTATTACGTGAACGTGGAAAAGCAGAACTCCAGGCGATTGGTGCAGGAGCTTTAAACCAAGCAGTAAAAGCAGTAGCCATTGCACGAGGATTTGTAGCTCCGAGCGGTGTTGATTTGATTTGCATACCCGCTTTTACCGATATAATCATTGAGGGGGAGGAACGTACAGCGATTAAA